A genomic segment from Malaclemys terrapin pileata isolate rMalTer1 chromosome 1, rMalTer1.hap1, whole genome shotgun sequence encodes:
- the U2AF1 gene encoding splicing factor U2AF 35 kDa subunit isoform X3, whose amino-acid sequence MQEHYDEFFEEVFTEMEEKYGEVEEMNVCDNLGDHLVGNVYVKFRREEDAEKAVIDLNNRWFNGQPIHAELSPVTDFREACCRQYEMGECTRGGFCNFMHLKPISRELRRELYGRRRKKHRSRSRSRERRSRSRDRGRGGGGGGGGGGGGGGGGGGRERDRRRSRDRERSGRF is encoded by the exons ATGCAGGAACATTATGATGAATTCTTTGAG GAGGTCTTCACGGAAATGGAAGAAAAATATGGTGAAGTTGAGGAAATGAACGTTTGTGATAACCTTGGAGATCATCTAGTTGGAAATGTATATGTAAAG tTTCGTCGTGAAGAAGATGCAGAAAAGGCTGTGATTGATCTGAACAATCGCTGGTTTAATGGTCAGCCAATTCATGCTGAACTTTCACCTGTGACTGACTTCAGAGAAGCTTGTTGCCGTCAATATGAAATGGG AGAGTGTACGCGAGGAGGTTTCTGTAACTTTATGCATTTGAAGCCCATTTCCCGAGAATTGCGACGTGAATTATATGGACGTCGTCGTAAGAA GCATAGATCCAGGTCAAGGTCCCGTGAACGTCGTTCTAGATCCAGAGATCGTGGtcgtggaggtggaggaggaggaggcggcggcggtggcggcggcggcggcggcggaggaCGAGAACGTGATAGGAGGCGGTCAAGAGATCGTGAAAGATCTGGTCGATTCTGA